The genomic interval CGGCAAGCCTCTGAAGATCCTGACCCATCCCGTGCGCGAGGATATTCCCATCGTGGTTGCGGCTCTGGCCCCGCGCAGCGTGGCGCAGACCGCGGAGCTGGCTGACGGCTGGCTGCCGGTTTTCTACCACCCAGACAAGGCGCACGTGGTCTGGGGGGATGCGCTCGCGCGTGGACGCGCCAAGCGCGATCCCTCGCGCGCTCCGCTCGACATTCACGCCGGCGGTGCGGTGGGGATTGGCGAGGGCCTCGAGCCCTTGCGCAACGCGGGACGCCACGGCACCGCACTCTACGTTGGCGGCATGGGCGCGCGTGGGAAGAACTTCTACAACGACATTTTTTCTCGTTGCGGCTACCCTGAGGAGGCGGCACTGATTCAGGACCTCTATCTTTCGGGCAAGAAGAAGGAAGCCGCGGCGGCGGTTCCCGCGTCGTATATCGAAGAGACCACGCTCATCGGTCCGGAGAGCTTTGTGCGCGAACGGATCGCGGCCTATCGTGATTCTGGCGTGACCTCGCTCAACGTCAGCTTGGTCGGCGACAGCACGGCCGAGCGCGTGCAGACCATGGACAAGCTGCGCAACCTCTGCGACGCCTGAACCATCTCGAGCGGTTTTCCCTCACCGGCACGCTTCTCGCAGGATATGGGGCAGGTCCTACTCCAGAGGTGTGTAATCCTCCGGGACGGGAACGTTCTGGCTGACGACCTCCCATCGAGTCGCGTCAACGAGCGAAGGGGATATATCACTCGATCCGCGATTGATGTTCACCACGTTGTAGGTGTTCTCGCCGTGATT from Candidatus Binatia bacterium carries:
- a CDS encoding LLM class F420-dependent oxidoreductase; protein product: MKIGTMLSYAAGMRSAVEEIQELEKAGLDSVWVPEPYGFDAVSQMGYLAAKTERVQIASGVLPIYTRTPSLLAMSAAGVDFLSEGRAVLGLGTSGPQVIEGFHGVPFDSPVPRIREVIEICRKVWRREIVTNDGKHYPLPLPEGQGSGLGKPLKILTHPVREDIPIVVAALAPRSVAQTAELADGWLPVFYHPDKAHVVWGDALARGRAKRDPSRAPLDIHAGGAVGIGEGLEPLRNAGRHGTALYVGGMGARGKNFYNDIFSRCGYPEEAALIQDLYLSGKKKEAAAAVPASYIEETTLIGPESFVRERIAAYRDSGVTSLNVSLVGDSTAERVQTMDKLRNLCDA